A DNA window from bacterium contains the following coding sequences:
- a CDS encoding peroxiredoxin, with protein MTLRLGDTAPDFEAETTEGRIRFHDWIGGGWAVLFSHPKDFTPVCTTELGYMAKIKPEFDRRNTKIIGLSVDPVGNHSKWANDIRETQGHAPNYPMIGDTELKVSKLYEMLPADLEGSCDGRTAADNQTVRTVYVIGPDKKIKLTIAYPMSTGRNFDEVLRVIDSLQLTAKHKVSTPVNWKRGDDVIISGSVSDDEAKKTYPNGWKAPRPYIRIVPQPE; from the coding sequence ATGACGCTTCGGCTTGGCGATACGGCCCCCGATTTCGAGGCCGAGACGACTGAGGGCCGGATTCGGTTTCACGACTGGATCGGCGGCGGGTGGGCGGTGCTGTTCTCCCACCCGAAGGACTTTACGCCGGTCTGCACCACCGAACTCGGTTACATGGCCAAGATCAAGCCGGAATTCGACCGGCGCAACACCAAGATCATCGGACTCAGCGTCGATCCCGTGGGCAACCACTCCAAGTGGGCCAACGATATCAGAGAGACGCAGGGGCACGCGCCGAACTATCCGATGATCGGGGACACCGAGCTCAAGGTCTCTAAACTATACGAGATGCTGCCGGCCGACCTCGAAGGGTCGTGCGACGGCCGCACCGCCGCCGACAACCAGACCGTGCGCACAGTCTACGTGATCGGGCCGGACAAGAAGATCAAGCTGACGATCGCGTACCCGATGAGCACCGGCCGGAACTTCGACGAGGTACTGCGGGTGATCGATTCGCTCCAGCTCACGGCGAAGCACAAAGTTTCGACGCCGGTCAATTGGAAACGCGGCGACGACGTGATCATCTCCGGATCCGTCTCGGACGACGAGGCCAAGAAGACCTATCCCAACGGTTGGAAGGCGCCGCGACCCTACATCCGGATCGTCCCGCAGCCCGAATGA
- a CDS encoding MBL fold metallo-hydrolase, giving the protein MILKQYYLGCLAHASYLVADEESRAAAVIDPQRDIDQYLEDAGRLGLAIRHVVLTHFHADFLAGHLELRDRTGAAIYLGRRAKAEYTFTPLGDGDTVSLGGARLSALETPGHSPESICLLVFDLKKDAVRPQAVLTGDTLFIGEVGRPDLRAALGWSAEELAGMLYDSLHTKLLPLPDDTLVYPTHGAGSLCGRNISKDTVSTIGTQRRYNYALQPMNREDFIKIITADQPDAPAYFTYDAVLNTKERPILDQSLSRGLRPLTLGSLLTLCGEGGQLLDAREPTDYWGAHLSDSINIPLGGQYATWAGTLLDRQRPIAIVAPREREREAAIRLGRIGFDHVAGYLENGMEAVAARDDLVRTRPRMTAQALAELLASPTPPVVLDVRADAERRQGRIAGSMHIPLQHLLERLDEVPLGPRTVVVHCASAYRSSIAASILEQHGVQEVADLAGGFTAWIASGLPTVSGDAPAESQPSPS; this is encoded by the coding sequence ATGATCCTCAAACAGTATTATCTCGGCTGCCTCGCGCACGCGTCCTACCTCGTGGCCGACGAGGAAAGCCGCGCCGCGGCGGTGATCGATCCGCAGCGAGATATCGATCAATATCTCGAGGACGCCGGGCGGCTTGGGCTCGCGATCCGGCACGTCGTGCTGACGCACTTCCACGCCGACTTTCTTGCCGGGCACCTCGAGCTGCGGGACCGGACCGGCGCCGCGATCTATCTGGGCCGGCGGGCCAAGGCCGAATACACCTTCACGCCGCTCGGCGACGGCGACACCGTCTCGCTTGGGGGGGCGCGCCTCTCGGCGCTCGAGACGCCCGGGCACTCGCCCGAATCGATCTGCCTCCTTGTGTTCGACCTCAAGAAGGACGCCGTGCGGCCGCAGGCGGTGCTGACGGGCGACACGCTGTTCATCGGCGAGGTCGGGCGGCCGGACCTGCGCGCCGCGCTCGGCTGGTCGGCGGAGGAGCTCGCCGGCATGCTCTACGACTCGCTGCACACGAAGCTTCTCCCGCTGCCGGACGACACGCTCGTATACCCGACACACGGCGCCGGCTCGCTCTGCGGCCGCAATATCAGCAAGGACACCGTCTCAACCATCGGCACGCAGCGTCGATACAACTACGCGCTGCAGCCAATGAACCGGGAAGACTTCATCAAGATCATCACCGCCGATCAGCCCGATGCGCCCGCGTATTTCACCTACGACGCCGTCCTCAACACGAAGGAACGGCCGATTCTGGACCAATCGCTGTCGCGGGGGCTCCGGCCGCTGACGCTGGGCTCGCTGTTGACACTCTGCGGCGAGGGCGGCCAGCTGCTCGACGCCCGCGAGCCGACCGATTACTGGGGCGCCCACCTCTCCGACAGCATCAACATCCCGCTCGGCGGGCAGTACGCGACCTGGGCCGGCACTCTGCTCGACCGCCAGCGCCCGATCGCGATCGTCGCGCCGCGGGAACGGGAGCGGGAGGCGGCGATACGCCTCGGGCGGATCGGGTTCGACCACGTCGCCGGCTATCTCGAGAACGGCATGGAGGCCGTCGCGGCGCGGGATGATCTCGTCCGCACCCGGCCCCGGATGACGGCACAGGCCCTGGCCGAGTTGTTGGCCTCTCCGACCCCACCCGTCGTCCTCGACGTGCGCGCGGACGCGGAGCGGAGACAAGGCCGCATCGCCGGCAGCATGCACATCCCGCTCCAGCATCTCCTGGAGCGGCTGGACGAGGTGCCGCTCGGTCCGCGCACCGTCGTCGTCCACTGTGCGAGCGCCTACCGCTCCTCGATCGCCGCCAGCATCTTGGAGCAGCACGGGGTTCAGGAAGTCGCTGACCTCGCCGGCGGCTTCACCGCGTGGATCGCCTCGGGCCTTCCCACGGTCTCCGGCGACGCACCCGCGGAGTCGCAGCCGTCTCCGAGCTAG
- a CDS encoding class I SAM-dependent methyltransferase: MKGWRRDPEHAEVRVLRRRVRLDDARVLDVGCGDGRLTRRVAGAARTVVGIDPNGAALDRARALTPRRLSRKIEYRLGTAEHPGISRRRFDVAIFSGSL; the protein is encoded by the coding sequence ATGAAGGGCTGGCGCCGGGACCCCGAGCATGCGGAGGTTCGCGTCCTGCGGCGCCGGGTGCGGCTCGATGACGCGCGCGTCCTGGACGTGGGGTGCGGCGACGGACGGCTGACGCGCCGCGTCGCCGGCGCGGCGCGGACCGTCGTAGGCATCGACCCAAACGGCGCGGCCCTCGACCGAGCCCGCGCGCTGACTCCCCGACGGTTGAGCCGAAAGATTGAATACCGCCTGGGGACGGCCGAGCATCCGGGGATCTCACGCCGCCGCTTCGATGTCGCGATCTTTTCCGGATCGTTGTGA
- a CDS encoding methyltransferase domain-containing protein translates to MCNETDAKKAVQSQFGRQAEWYTVSRRHEQSPGLDILKRLAAPSPADRVLDVATGTGFTAFAMAERSRSVVALDFTAGMVREARSLRDQRGLTNVTFCLGDAEAMPFRSGAFDLVVCRYASHHFPDAARAIAEMVRVARTGGRVVVEDTCAPEDPALDDLMNRWEVTRDNSHVRNIPPSRLRALLEAAGLDVRAAERTAIPQHFNEWARRGGMSEAGAAALRTEFVNAGPKARAEFQIRPEDGDLAFSWGEAVVLGVKR, encoded by the coding sequence GTGTGCAACGAAACCGACGCGAAGAAGGCCGTGCAGTCACAATTCGGGCGCCAGGCTGAATGGTACACGGTCAGCCGGCGTCACGAGCAGTCGCCGGGGCTCGACATCCTGAAGCGCCTCGCCGCGCCCTCTCCCGCCGACCGGGTCTTGGACGTCGCGACGGGGACCGGGTTCACGGCGTTCGCGATGGCCGAACGCTCCCGGAGCGTCGTGGCCCTCGACTTCACGGCGGGCATGGTGCGCGAGGCACGGAGCCTGCGCGACCAACGAGGCCTGACCAACGTGACATTCTGCCTCGGTGACGCAGAGGCGATGCCGTTTCGGAGCGGCGCCTTCGACCTGGTCGTGTGCCGTTACGCGTCCCACCACTTCCCCGACGCGGCCCGCGCAATCGCCGAGATGGTTCGGGTCGCCCGGACGGGCGGCCGCGTGGTCGTCGAGGACACGTGCGCGCCCGAGGACCCGGCGCTCGACGATTTGATGAACCGCTGGGAAGTAACGCGCGACAACTCTCATGTGCGCAATATCCCGCCGAGCCGGCTGCGCGCGCTCCTCGAGGCGGCCGGGCTCGACGTCCGCGCCGCCGAGCGGACGGCGATCCCCCAGCACTTCAACGAGTGGGCGCGACGCGGCGGCATGAGCGAGGCGGGCGCCGCGGCGCTGCGGACCGAGTTCGTGAACGCGGGCCCGAAGGCCCGCGCGGAGTTTCAGATACGGCCCGAGGACGGCGACCTCGCGTTTTCGTGGGGCGAGGCCGTCGTCCTCGGGGTCAAGCGTTAA
- a CDS encoding DUF5666 domain-containing protein, whose protein sequence is MQKARFYPIVIALIAVLAAGFTFVSVKRHASAQTQPPAQGGQHRGSRVFGTIQSVSTGSLVVTGRDGTSYTVKTTTATKVLTQAAARITEIKAGDMVRVVAQKSADGSLTAEAVRAAPAGLGSAGPGRGGVRDSGSGRVFVAGLVAGATGSSLSVASSAGAATTVAVPASARISKLTAVPVASLAAGAHVAAMGTLNADGSFSATTIMVLTARR, encoded by the coding sequence GTGCAGAAGGCTCGGTTCTACCCAATCGTTATCGCGCTGATCGCGGTTCTGGCGGCGGGCTTCACGTTCGTATCCGTCAAGCGGCACGCGTCCGCGCAGACCCAACCGCCCGCGCAGGGCGGGCAGCACCGCGGCAGTCGCGTGTTCGGCACGATCCAGTCGGTCTCGACCGGCTCGTTGGTCGTGACGGGCCGCGACGGTACGTCGTACACCGTGAAGACCACGACGGCGACGAAGGTGCTCACGCAGGCCGCGGCCCGTATCACCGAGATCAAAGCGGGCGATATGGTTCGCGTCGTCGCGCAGAAGTCCGCGGACGGCTCGCTGACCGCGGAGGCCGTGCGGGCTGCGCCGGCCGGTCTCGGCTCCGCGGGGCCGGGCCGCGGCGGCGTCCGCGACTCTGGCTCGGGCCGCGTCTTCGTGGCGGGGTTGGTGGCGGGCGCGACCGGCTCGTCGCTCTCCGTCGCATCGAGCGCCGGCGCGGCGACGACGGTCGCGGTCCCGGCGTCGGCGCGGATCTCCAAACTGACCGCCGTGCCGGTGGCCAGCCTTGCCGCGGGCGCGCACGTGGCGGCGATGGGGACGCTCAACGCGGACGGCTCGTTCTCCGCGACGACGATCATGGTGCTGACGGCGCGGCGGTAA
- a CDS encoding LysE family transporter — MIPVTGLYNPCMLFLKAFVIGLSIAAPVGPIGVLCIRRTLVFGRRVGFVSGLGAATADALYGAVAAFGLTVLFRFFVQNARPLHLAGGALLLAIGIRTMLARRDLAASAGTDARGPALLPAYASTLFLTITNPMTIISFAAVFAVIAPAGGLNFGSAALTVAGVFLGSAAWWLILSAGVGALRQAAGARVLAWVSRLSGAVIAGFGAAQLVERV; from the coding sequence ATGATCCCGGTCACAGGCCTGTATAATCCCTGTATGTTGTTCTTGAAGGCATTTGTCATCGGGCTGTCGATCGCGGCGCCGGTCGGGCCCATCGGCGTTTTGTGCATCCGGCGGACGCTCGTGTTTGGTCGCCGGGTCGGTTTCGTGTCGGGCCTCGGGGCCGCCACGGCAGACGCGTTGTACGGCGCCGTCGCGGCCTTCGGACTGACTGTGTTGTTCCGCTTCTTCGTGCAGAACGCCCGGCCGCTCCATCTCGCCGGCGGCGCCTTGCTGCTGGCGATCGGGATTCGCACAATGCTCGCGCGGCGCGATCTCGCGGCCTCCGCGGGTACGGACGCACGGGGTCCCGCGCTCCTCCCAGCGTACGCGTCCACGTTGTTCCTGACGATCACCAACCCGATGACGATCATCAGCTTCGCCGCGGTCTTCGCGGTAATCGCGCCGGCGGGCGGCCTGAACTTTGGCTCCGCCGCCCTCACGGTGGCGGGCGTGTTCCTCGGATCCGCGGCGTGGTGGCTGATCCTAAGCGCCGGAGTCGGCGCGCTGCGGCAGGCGGCGGGCGCCCGCGTGCTTGCCTGGGTGAGCCGGCTTTCGGGCGCCGTTATCGCCGGCTTCGGTGCGGCGCAGCTGGTCGAGCGGGTCTAA
- the nirK gene encoding copper-containing nitrite reductase, which produces MNRRAFFRAFGGVAAGSAAGLPLAAQLSAQAAPPQMPLVKRVAANPAAVPAPIRRSQAAHHTLTLTAREVVAEIEPGLKFLYMTFDGQVPGPLLRIRVGDTVQLTFRNPRENLMPHTVDFHAVYGPGGGMEALLAKPGQEKGLYFKALYPGSFVYHCAVADLDYHIASGMYGMIVVEPEQGLPPVSREFYLGQNEMYVGQSAGPDGYRTFDFDALLRENPTHVLLNGQKKAVTPDGYGALKAKVGETIRIFFVNGGPNLTSSFHPIGNIWTRVWGNGSFRTAADAYMQTVTVGPGSTLVGDLALPVPGSVRLVDHAITRVVRKGMLAVIDVAGPAQPQIFKPLTPGV; this is translated from the coding sequence ATGAATCGCCGCGCATTCTTCCGCGCCTTCGGAGGCGTCGCCGCCGGCTCCGCGGCGGGCCTGCCGCTGGCGGCGCAGTTGAGCGCGCAGGCTGCTCCACCACAGATGCCGCTGGTGAAACGTGTTGCCGCAAACCCGGCCGCCGTCCCGGCGCCAATCCGCCGGTCGCAGGCCGCGCATCATACCCTCACGCTCACGGCCCGAGAGGTTGTGGCTGAGATCGAGCCGGGTCTCAAGTTCCTCTACATGACGTTCGACGGTCAAGTGCCGGGCCCGCTGCTCCGCATCAGGGTGGGCGATACCGTCCAGCTCACGTTCAGAAATCCGCGCGAAAACCTCATGCCGCATACCGTCGACTTCCACGCGGTCTACGGACCGGGCGGCGGCATGGAAGCGCTGCTGGCCAAACCCGGACAGGAAAAGGGCCTCTACTTCAAGGCGCTCTATCCCGGCAGCTTCGTGTACCACTGCGCGGTCGCCGACCTCGACTATCACATCGCCAGCGGCATGTACGGGATGATCGTCGTGGAACCGGAACAGGGCCTGCCTCCGGTATCGCGGGAATTCTACCTCGGCCAGAACGAGATGTACGTGGGCCAGTCCGCGGGCCCGGACGGCTACCGCACCTTCGATTTCGACGCCCTGCTGCGGGAGAATCCAACGCACGTGCTCTTGAACGGACAAAAGAAGGCGGTGACCCCGGACGGCTACGGGGCGCTGAAAGCCAAGGTCGGAGAGACCATACGGATCTTTTTCGTCAACGGCGGACCGAACTTGACGAGCAGTTTCCACCCGATTGGCAACATCTGGACGAGGGTGTGGGGCAACGGATCGTTCAGAACCGCGGCGGACGCGTACATGCAGACGGTCACGGTCGGCCCGGGCAGCACGCTGGTGGGCGACCTCGCCCTGCCGGTGCCCGGATCCGTCAGGCTGGTCGATCATGCGATCACCCGCGTCGTCAGGAAGGGCATGCTCGCGGTGATCGACGTCGCCGGACCCGCTCAGCCGCAGATCTTCAAGCCATTGACGCCCGGCGTATGA
- a CDS encoding polymer-forming cytoskeletal protein yields the protein MMIRRVLSRACATAAAVVAAAALAGTAAQAGETLLRIGDATVPPGTIVYGDAIVIGGTLDVGGTVTGNASATAGSVHVGGHVGGDVRATGGNVILDSTAVVDGTVQATGGSVRIAPGAVIRKAPPGHPAPPNPQVPSVPPMPFPPPAAPPSSPPWLSPGLPPWMPPAIFGIIAAWKIVAGLLFLLWAATVVGTAWITAAFFPGVTAAVVQALERSPAGSVLAGVLVWLLLGPAVVLLVLSVAGILLVLVLLAALLIAIQLGFSAVAVLVGHRVHPGRIAFEALIGGLLLAIAFAIPHLGWLAGFAAVTWGTGGVIMAIVERRRHGPVPPAPTVPPPAPAAPAV from the coding sequence ATGATGATCCGGCGCGTACTCTCGCGGGCTTGCGCCACTGCCGCCGCCGTTGTCGCGGCCGCGGCGCTTGCGGGCACCGCGGCGCAGGCCGGGGAAACGCTGCTCCGCATCGGGGACGCGACGGTGCCGCCGGGCACGATCGTGTACGGGGACGCCATCGTAATCGGCGGCACACTCGACGTCGGCGGAACCGTGACCGGCAACGCGTCTGCGACCGCGGGTTCGGTGCACGTCGGCGGGCACGTGGGCGGCGACGTGCGCGCGACCGGCGGCAATGTCATCCTCGACTCTACGGCCGTCGTCGACGGGACGGTGCAGGCCACCGGCGGCAGCGTGCGCATCGCGCCGGGTGCGGTGATCCGAAAGGCGCCGCCCGGACACCCGGCGCCGCCGAACCCCCAGGTCCCGTCGGTGCCGCCGATGCCGTTTCCGCCGCCCGCGGCTCCGCCGTCGTCGCCGCCGTGGCTCTCTCCCGGCTTGCCGCCGTGGATGCCGCCGGCGATCTTCGGCATCATCGCGGCGTGGAAGATTGTCGCGGGGCTGCTGTTTCTGCTCTGGGCGGCGACCGTCGTCGGGACGGCATGGATCACCGCCGCGTTCTTCCCCGGCGTCACCGCGGCGGTAGTGCAGGCCCTCGAACGAAGCCCCGCGGGCTCGGTGCTCGCGGGCGTTCTCGTGTGGCTGCTGCTCGGGCCCGCCGTGGTGCTGCTCGTGCTGAGCGTCGCGGGCATTCTCCTTGTGCTGGTGCTACTGGCGGCTCTGCTGATCGCGATCCAACTGGGGTTCAGCGCCGTCGCGGTGCTCGTGGGACACCGCGTCCATCCGGGCCGGATCGCGTTTGAAGCGCTGATCGGCGGGCTGCTGCTGGCGATCGCCTTTGCGATTCCACACCTTGGGTGGTTGGCCGGTTTCGCCGCGGTGACCTGGGGTACGGGCGGTGTGATCATGGCCATCGTTGAGCGGCGGCGGCACGGACCGGTCCCGCCCGCGCCGACGGTTCCGCCGCCTGCGCCCGCGGCTCCGGCGGTGTAG